A window of Candidatus Methylomirabilota bacterium contains these coding sequences:
- a CDS encoding TolC family protein yields MTALQRKICLWTMSVMCLAVPPAVTAGAADSLFPPRRPIRVELSDDLRRLVVQAMPQAEFGQTEPTEVNELRLSLREAVLLALKNNLDIAIADYNPKITAEGIIIAKAIFDPTFSLTLDANRTISPTATQLAGAKVNAIENRDVNSSLTQQLPFGASYTLGMTNNRFNTNSFFAQPPNGINPSYKSFLTLSITQNLLKNFGVDVNTAPIKIARNNQAISVTQFRQQANQVITNVHNAYWNLVFAIENLEVQKRSLRLARELEDLNKARVRAGVAAPVEVTQAEAQAAAQVQNVILAEKAIKDAEDQLKLIINFPDGERIWARTILPTNQPPFEVVPVNAEASIQEALEKRPEYAAQKLTIQNSDLNLRVARNQLLPSLQLQGNVGLNGLNGSAGGDLDRLTSGDFTQWSAALVLTYPLGNRSARSAFIQAKLTDDQARVSLLNLKRQIISQVREAVRRIEADVRRVEATRAARVLAEEQLRVEQKRLEAGVTTTFNVLSFQRDLAAAQASEIQAITTYNQDLANLELQKGTILENNHLEL; encoded by the coding sequence ATGACGGCGCTACAGCGCAAGATCTGTTTGTGGACGATGTCGGTGATGTGTCTGGCTGTTCCGCCTGCTGTGACGGCGGGGGCGGCGGACAGTCTTTTCCCCCCTCGTAGGCCCATTCGCGTAGAATTGTCTGATGATTTGAGGCGCCTGGTCGTTCAGGCAATGCCTCAAGCGGAATTCGGCCAGACCGAGCCGACGGAGGTAAACGAACTTCGCCTTTCCCTCCGTGAGGCCGTCCTGCTGGCTCTGAAGAACAACCTTGATATTGCCATTGCCGACTACAACCCAAAGATCACCGCGGAAGGCATCATTATCGCGAAGGCGATCTTTGACCCGACCTTCTCCCTTACACTCGATGCGAATCGGACCATCTCACCTACAGCGACACAACTGGCGGGGGCTAAGGTCAACGCCATCGAAAACCGAGATGTGAACAGTTCGCTGACCCAGCAGTTGCCGTTTGGCGCCAGCTACACGTTGGGCATGACCAATAACCGATTTAACACCAACTCCTTTTTTGCTCAGCCGCCTAACGGGATCAACCCCTCCTACAAGTCGTTCCTCACGCTCAGCATCACCCAGAATCTCCTCAAGAACTTCGGCGTCGATGTGAATACCGCGCCGATTAAGATCGCCAGGAATAATCAGGCGATTTCCGTAACGCAGTTCCGTCAGCAGGCCAATCAGGTGATCACCAATGTGCACAACGCCTACTGGAATCTGGTCTTCGCCATCGAGAATCTTGAGGTTCAGAAGCGCTCGCTGCGCCTGGCCAGGGAATTAGAGGATCTCAACAAGGCCCGGGTGCGGGCCGGTGTTGCGGCGCCGGTCGAGGTGACACAAGCGGAGGCCCAAGCTGCAGCCCAGGTGCAGAACGTAATTCTGGCCGAGAAGGCCATCAAGGATGCCGAAGATCAGCTCAAGCTTATCATCAACTTCCCCGACGGCGAGCGCATCTGGGCCAGAACCATTCTTCCGACCAACCAGCCACCGTTTGAGGTGGTGCCGGTGAATGCCGAAGCGAGTATTCAGGAGGCTCTGGAGAAGCGGCCTGAGTATGCTGCGCAAAAGTTGACCATTCAGAACAGCGACCTGAACCTCAGGGTTGCCAGGAACCAGCTATTGCCCAGCCTCCAATTGCAGGGTAATGTCGGCCTCAACGGCCTGAACGGCAGCGCCGGCGGCGATCTGGATCGGTTGACCTCGGGCGACTTTACTCAATGGTCGGCAGCTCTGGTTCTGACGTATCCGTTAGGCAACCGCTCTGCCAGATCGGCATTCATTCAGGCGAAGCTCACCGACGATCAAGCAAGGGTGAGCCTGCTGAATCTCAAGCGTCAGATTATCTCTCAGGTCCGGGAAGCGGTCCGTCGGATCGAGGCCGATGTCCGCCGCGTAGAGGCCACCCGGGCGGCGCGGGTGCTGGCAGAGGAGCAGCTCCGGGTCGAGCAGAAACGGCTCGAAGCCGGTGTCACGACGACCTTCAACGTCCTCTCGTTCCAGCGCGACCTGGCCGCAGCCCAGGCCAGCGAGATCCAGGCGATTACGACCTATAATCAGGACTTGGCCAATCTCGAGCTGCAGAAAGGCACAATCCTGGAAAACAATCACCTCGAACTATGA
- a CDS encoding sigma-70 family RNA polymerase sigma factor: MNDRRKDQEPAEKWREASEREAHLIRRAQEGDQEAFEALLRLHDRHVCAIIGSFLRRKQDVEDLAQDVFLKAYLAIRRFRPGAPFAPWLRRITVNTCYDHLRKIRRHPEVTFTDLGEPERDFMHILVEKGYPSLGNQRLDQVAARDLAERILAGLAPKDRLVITLREVHGLEIAEIASAIGCSRAAAKVRLWRARRAMQTGLQRLIREEEETAHRGGRGG; the protein is encoded by the coding sequence ATGAACGACAGGAGGAAAGATCAGGAGCCTGCTGAGAAATGGCGAGAGGCTTCAGAACGAGAAGCCCATCTCATCCGGCGGGCGCAGGAAGGCGACCAGGAAGCCTTCGAGGCCCTGCTCAGGTTGCACGATCGGCATGTGTGTGCCATCATCGGCAGCTTTCTCAGGCGCAAGCAGGACGTGGAAGACCTGGCTCAGGACGTCTTTCTAAAAGCTTACCTGGCTATCCGGCGGTTTCGACCGGGGGCCCCGTTTGCGCCATGGCTTCGCCGGATCACCGTCAACACCTGTTACGATCACCTCCGGAAAATCCGACGACATCCCGAGGTCACCTTTACCGACCTCGGGGAGCCCGAGCGCGATTTTATGCACATCCTGGTCGAGAAAGGGTATCCGTCTCTTGGAAACCAGAGGTTGGACCAGGTTGCGGCCAGGGATCTCGCGGAGCGGATACTGGCCGGCCTTGCGCCGAAGGATCGACTGGTCATCACATTGCGGGAAGTTCACGGGCTTGAGATCGCGGAGATTGCCAGCGCCATCGGCTGCTCTCGAGCGGCCGCGAAGGTCCGTCTATGGCGGGCACGCCGGGCAATGCAGACTGGGCTTCAGCGCTTGATCCGTGAGGAAGAGGAGACGGCGCATCGTGGAGGGAGGGGCGGATGA
- a CDS encoding FAD-binding protein yields the protein MDKRRIIRELAAIVGRDWVIADSGELTVYECDGMTYLEKAMPDVVVLPDSTEQVVEVVRLCDREQLPFVPRGAGTGLSGGAIAVAGGVIIGLNRMNRILEIDLANQRAVVEPGLVNIALTQAVQDRDHYFAPDPASQAASSIGGNVAENAGGPHCLKYGTTTMHVLGLELVLASGEIVQLGGKTLDWPGYDLTGLFTGSEGTLGIVTKVAVRLLRQPEAVKTLLASFRAIDEASKVVSEIIATGIIPSAMEMMDRHIIRALEEWLHIGYPEGAGAVLLIELDGPAAEIEAQAKRIEQICVRYGALDLRIARDEQERALLWRGRKGAVAAVGRITHEFYLQDGVVPRTKLPQVLREVETIAERNAFVIANVFHAGDGNLHPLICFDSRREGELQRALAAGAEIMRLCLSVGGSITGEHGIGLEKIDFIPLMYSPEDLEAMRMVRAAFDSSLRCNPGKLFPTTRSCGETNATYRPHRIEREGLAQRY from the coding sequence ATGGATAAACGGCGAATCATCCGAGAGTTGGCGGCCATCGTAGGCCGCGACTGGGTGATCGCCGACTCGGGCGAGTTGACCGTGTACGAGTGCGATGGGATGACCTATCTGGAGAAGGCCATGCCGGATGTCGTGGTCCTTCCGGATAGCACAGAGCAGGTCGTCGAGGTGGTGAGGCTCTGCGACAGAGAGCAGCTTCCCTTCGTGCCGCGTGGGGCGGGGACCGGGCTGTCGGGTGGCGCCATTGCTGTTGCCGGCGGGGTGATCATCGGGCTGAATCGCATGAATCGGATACTGGAGATCGATCTTGCGAATCAGCGCGCCGTGGTAGAGCCGGGCTTGGTGAATATTGCCCTGACCCAGGCGGTTCAGGATCGCGATCACTATTTTGCTCCGGATCCGGCAAGCCAGGCCGCCTCCAGCATCGGCGGCAACGTAGCGGAGAACGCCGGCGGCCCCCACTGCCTGAAGTACGGGACCACGACGATGCATGTCCTCGGACTCGAGCTGGTCCTGGCATCGGGAGAGATTGTCCAGCTTGGCGGTAAGACGCTGGACTGGCCAGGCTATGACCTCACCGGTCTCTTTACCGGCTCTGAAGGGACCTTGGGGATTGTGACGAAGGTAGCCGTTCGCCTCCTCCGCCAGCCTGAGGCCGTAAAGACGCTACTGGCCTCCTTTCGCGCTATCGACGAGGCCAGCAAGGTGGTGTCGGAGATCATCGCCACAGGCATTATCCCCTCGGCCATGGAGATGATGGATCGACACATCATCAGGGCGCTCGAGGAGTGGTTACATATCGGCTACCCTGAAGGCGCCGGCGCGGTGCTGCTGATTGAGCTGGATGGGCCGGCCGCAGAGATCGAGGCCCAGGCCAAACGGATTGAGCAGATTTGTGTCCGGTACGGTGCCCTGGATCTTCGGATTGCCAGGGATGAGCAGGAGCGGGCCCTGCTCTGGAGAGGACGGAAGGGGGCGGTCGCGGCCGTGGGCCGGATCACCCACGAATTTTACTTGCAGGATGGCGTGGTCCCTCGAACCAAACTCCCCCAGGTACTCAGGGAGGTCGAGACGATCGCGGAGCGCAACGCGTTTGTGATTGCGAACGTTTTCCACGCAGGTGACGGGAACCTCCACCCCCTGATCTGCTTCGACTCCCGCAGGGAGGGCGAGTTGCAGCGGGCCCTTGCAGCCGGCGCGGAGATTATGAGGCTCTGTCTTTCTGTGGGCGGGAGCATTACGGGGGAGCATGGGATCGGGCTGGAGAAGATCGACTTCATCCCTCTCATGTACAGTCCCGAGGACCTCGAGGCGATGCGGATGGTCCGGGCGGCCTTCGACAGCTCTTTACGGTGTAACCCGGGTAAACTCTTTCCCACCACCAGGTCCTGTGGTGAGACCAATGCAACCTATCGGCCACACCGTATTGAACGAGAGGGCCTCGCCCAGCGCTACTGA
- a CDS encoding FAD-binding oxidoreductase yields MNSERLEGRLAGIVGADHVLAAESCAPYAVDDRVPEAVIFPGDAQELSEIMKLASSERLSVVPWGSGTKIGFGGIPARVDLVVGLTRLKRIIDHEPGDLTATFQAGMLLREVQASLHTSGQFLPFDPPGYERATIGGILATNSSGPWRHRYGSARDLVIGIRVVHADGTLTKGGAKVVKSVSGYDMNKLYVGSLGTLGIIFEATLRLYPLPTVERTWIALFLTGEAAACALAQILHSTIVCTRVEFLSSVAAQSVGGQSGCVVPAGTVAVALSVGSVPEAVDSQITAIRKLCHGEGAVAGFLVEGSAQDGLWKAICDFPSASGNGRTWVMLKASVLPTQVVGMIHHAETLARNLGLEPVAISEAGCGIVRLYWMDTPGSAEPDPISIATGVEDLRNWIARRGGSLVILSAPPAIKAGVDVWGPVGNALFLMQKLKQQFDAQGLLNPGRFVGGI; encoded by the coding sequence ATGAATTCTGAACGATTGGAAGGGCGGCTGGCTGGGATCGTCGGAGCAGACCATGTCTTGGCGGCGGAATCCTGCGCCCCATACGCTGTAGATGATCGGGTTCCAGAGGCGGTCATCTTTCCCGGGGACGCGCAGGAACTCTCCGAGATCATGAAGCTTGCGTCGTCCGAGCGGCTTTCGGTTGTACCGTGGGGGAGCGGAACGAAGATCGGCTTCGGAGGTATCCCGGCGAGGGTCGATCTGGTTGTCGGGCTCACGCGGCTCAAACGGATCATCGACCACGAACCGGGCGATCTCACGGCGACCTTTCAGGCCGGGATGCTGCTTCGTGAGGTTCAGGCGTCTCTCCACACTAGCGGCCAGTTTCTTCCCTTCGATCCACCCGGCTACGAGCGGGCAACGATCGGGGGGATTCTGGCCACCAATTCGAGCGGCCCGTGGCGGCACCGGTATGGGAGCGCTCGCGACCTGGTCATCGGGATTCGCGTCGTCCATGCCGATGGCACTCTCACGAAGGGCGGCGCGAAGGTGGTCAAGAGCGTCAGCGGGTACGACATGAACAAACTCTACGTCGGCTCGCTGGGGACGCTCGGCATTATTTTCGAGGCTACCTTGAGGCTCTATCCACTGCCGACCGTGGAGCGAACATGGATTGCATTGTTCCTGACGGGCGAAGCGGCTGCCTGCGCACTGGCTCAGATCCTCCACTCCACCATCGTCTGCACCAGGGTCGAGTTTCTCTCGTCCGTTGCAGCACAGTCCGTCGGCGGACAATCCGGCTGTGTTGTTCCGGCGGGGACCGTCGCGGTGGCTTTGTCAGTGGGGAGTGTGCCTGAGGCGGTGGATAGTCAGATCACAGCTATCAGGAAGCTCTGCCACGGGGAGGGGGCCGTGGCAGGATTCCTCGTGGAGGGAAGCGCGCAAGACGGCCTCTGGAAAGCCATCTGCGATTTTCCGTCAGCGAGCGGCAATGGTCGGACCTGGGTGATGTTGAAGGCAAGTGTCCTGCCGACACAAGTTGTTGGCATGATCCACCACGCTGAAACGCTTGCCCGGAATCTCGGCCTTGAGCCGGTCGCCATCTCTGAGGCTGGCTGCGGGATCGTGCGGCTATATTGGATGGACACACCGGGTTCGGCGGAGCCGGATCCGATCTCCATCGCGACGGGGGTCGAAGATCTTCGAAACTGGATCGCGCGCCGGGGTGGAAGCCTGGTAATCCTTTCGGCTCCGCCGGCGATCAAGGCCGGCGTCGATGTATGGGGTCCGGTTGGGAATGCGCTGTTCCTGATGCAGAAATTAAAGCAACAGTTCGACGCTCAAGGCCTCCTCAATCCCGGTCGTTTCGTGGGAGGCATTTAG
- a CDS encoding aspartate aminotransferase family protein — protein sequence MKKSGASIYEQFRRTHPRSESLFRQAKASIAGGLTHDIRHLHPFPIYVDRTRGSRKWDVDGHELIDYWVGHGALILGHGHPTVRKAIAEQLDRGTHYGACHELEIRWAEQVLKLTPWTDRVRFVGSGTEATLLAIRLARAATGRGKIIKFEGHFHGWHDYAAVAVRPPFGRPVSAGVPQGVLDEILICPPNDWDAFMALASGRNDIAGVILEPAGGSCGTIPTDHDFLKRLREFTRSQGIVLIFDEVISGFRLAPGGAQQRYGIYADLTTLAKILAGGLPGGAVVGSAPLMDQLAFREDQAWNREERVGHAGTFNANPLSAAAGLATLPILADGQVQIGADRAGETLRNGLIEVITILGVDAAVYGESSIVNLFLGPHRHGLVIDRSDSKFDHHLLMDHPNTEAYHRLRCALILHGVDFPLFHGWVSAAHTDEDIQKTIRAFEAALRLMCDEGAL from the coding sequence TTGAAGAAGAGCGGGGCATCAATCTACGAGCAGTTTCGCCGAACCCATCCTCGTTCGGAGAGCCTGTTCCGTCAAGCCAAGGCGAGTATTGCCGGCGGCCTGACCCACGACATCCGGCACCTCCATCCTTTCCCAATCTATGTGGATCGGACCCGAGGATCCAGAAAGTGGGACGTCGATGGCCATGAGTTAATTGACTACTGGGTCGGTCACGGCGCGCTCATCCTTGGCCATGGGCACCCGACTGTTCGAAAAGCCATCGCCGAGCAGCTTGACCGCGGGACTCACTATGGCGCCTGCCACGAACTGGAGATTCGGTGGGCCGAGCAGGTGCTGAAGCTCACCCCCTGGACCGATCGAGTCCGCTTCGTCGGCTCGGGGACTGAGGCGACGCTTCTGGCAATCCGGCTCGCCCGAGCCGCGACAGGCAGAGGCAAGATCATAAAGTTCGAGGGCCACTTTCACGGATGGCACGACTATGCGGCGGTCGCGGTCCGTCCGCCTTTTGGCCGGCCTGTTTCCGCTGGCGTACCGCAAGGCGTCCTTGACGAGATCCTTATTTGCCCACCGAACGACTGGGACGCGTTCATGGCCCTGGCCTCGGGCAGGAACGATATCGCCGGTGTGATCCTGGAGCCGGCGGGTGGCAGTTGCGGCACGATTCCGACCGACCACGACTTCCTGAAACGACTCAGAGAATTTACTCGTTCCCAAGGCATCGTACTTATCTTTGACGAGGTGATTAGCGGATTCCGTTTGGCCCCTGGTGGCGCGCAGCAGCGGTATGGGATTTACGCAGATCTGACGACGTTGGCCAAGATCCTGGCCGGGGGGTTGCCGGGTGGGGCCGTAGTGGGCAGCGCGCCCCTGATGGACCAGCTGGCTTTTAGGGAGGATCAAGCCTGGAACCGGGAAGAGCGGGTGGGTCATGCCGGAACCTTTAACGCGAATCCGCTCTCAGCGGCGGCCGGCCTGGCGACGCTCCCGATTCTGGCTGACGGTCAAGTCCAGATCGGAGCCGATCGTGCCGGAGAGACCTTGCGCAACGGGCTTATCGAGGTTATCACGATACTCGGAGTGGATGCCGCTGTCTACGGTGAATCTTCAATTGTCAACCTCTTCCTTGGACCTCATCGTCATGGCCTTGTCATCGACCGATCCGACTCCAAGTTCGACCACCACCTCCTCATGGATCACCCGAACACAGAGGCCTATCACCGGCTGCGGTGCGCACTGATCCTGCACGGTGTCGATTTTCCCCTCTTCCACGGGTGGGTCTCGGCAGCCCACACTGATGAGGATATCCAGAAGACGATCCGGGCGTTCGAGGCCGCACTCCGCCTGATGTGTGACGAAGGCGCCCTATAA
- the dnaA gene encoding chromosomal replication initiator protein DnaA, producing the protein MDNNGQGAKANPTNSPTKADEIWKEALATIQGKVTRQSFDNWFRPLALESLEDSCVTVRLPNQFFKEWFEDHYLGVLKSVFTDLMFTSVEVILRVAEPVGQSEPDVRPEPAARRPVKRYRNEAAILNPKYTFENFVVGSSSQFAHAGCLAVAEQLSKAYNPLFIYGGVGLGKTHLLHAIGHLVLKRNGRLRLSYVSSEKFTNDLINAIRFDSTGEFRNRYRSLDLLLIDDIQFIAGKERTQEEFFHTFNELYDSSKQIVISSDSLPREIPTLEERLRSRFEWGLIADIQPPDLETKAAILRKKAQAEGVRLPDDVSLFIAKNAQSNIRELEGSLVRLIAYASMTGRDITLELAQETLKELNAERAKVITLAAIQQAVADFYRVKIEDLKSKDRNQGVVLPRQVAMYLGRTLTASSLPVIGEAFGGKDHTTVIHSCEKIKRRLTADEAFRRQIESLSQSITA; encoded by the coding sequence GTGGATAACAACGGTCAAGGCGCGAAGGCGAATCCGACCAATTCTCCTACTAAGGCAGATGAGATCTGGAAAGAAGCCCTCGCAACCATCCAGGGTAAGGTCACACGCCAAAGCTTCGACAATTGGTTTCGCCCCTTGGCCCTGGAGTCACTGGAAGACTCATGCGTCACGGTTCGGCTCCCAAATCAATTCTTTAAGGAGTGGTTCGAAGATCACTATCTTGGCGTTCTTAAATCGGTATTCACGGATCTGATGTTTACCAGCGTTGAAGTAATCCTCCGCGTCGCCGAGCCGGTGGGGCAGAGCGAGCCCGATGTGAGGCCCGAGCCTGCTGCCAGGCGACCGGTCAAGCGATACCGGAACGAAGCCGCAATCCTTAATCCGAAGTACACATTCGAAAACTTCGTCGTTGGTAGCTCAAGCCAGTTCGCTCACGCCGGCTGTCTCGCCGTGGCAGAGCAACTTTCAAAAGCGTACAACCCACTCTTCATCTATGGAGGCGTCGGCTTGGGGAAGACCCATCTGCTCCACGCCATCGGCCACCTGGTCCTGAAGCGAAACGGCAGACTCAGGCTGTCCTATGTCTCATCCGAGAAGTTTACGAACGACCTGATTAATGCCATCCGTTTCGATTCCACTGGTGAGTTCCGTAACCGCTACCGCAGCCTGGACCTGCTGCTCATCGACGACATCCAGTTTATCGCCGGTAAAGAGCGAACCCAGGAGGAGTTCTTCCATACCTTCAATGAGTTGTACGACTCATCGAAACAGATTGTGATCTCCTCCGACAGCCTCCCGCGCGAAATCCCCACGCTGGAGGAGCGGCTACGCTCCAGGTTCGAGTGGGGTCTGATCGCCGACATCCAGCCGCCAGACCTCGAGACCAAGGCCGCCATCCTTCGGAAAAAAGCGCAGGCGGAGGGCGTGCGACTCCCTGATGATGTCTCACTCTTTATCGCCAAGAACGCGCAGTCAAATATTCGGGAACTGGAAGGTTCGTTGGTCCGCCTCATCGCCTACGCCTCAATGACGGGCCGCGACATCACCTTGGAACTGGCTCAGGAGACACTGAAGGAACTGAACGCCGAACGGGCCAAGGTCATCACACTTGCCGCCATTCAGCAGGCGGTGGCTGACTTCTATCGCGTCAAGATCGAGGACCTCAAATCCAAGGATAGAAACCAGGGTGTTGTCTTGCCGCGCCAGGTCGCTATGTACCTCGGTCGAACGCTGACCGCCTCCTCGCTGCCGGTTATCGGCGAGGCGTTCGGCGGAAAGGACCATACGACGGTGATCCACTCCTGCGAAAAGATCAAGCGGAGACTGACTGCTGATGAGGCGTTCCGACGGCAAATCGAATCCCTCTCCCAATCGATCACCGCCTAG
- a CDS encoding NAD-dependent epimerase/dehydratase family protein, whose amino-acid sequence MLTLVTGGTGFVGTAVVRLLLSEGYAVRALVRRGSDIQNLNGLDVELAFGDLLNKESLRQAFKGCRRLYHVGAHYSLWEPSSEVFYRVNVDGTKKLLEAAMEEGVERVVYTSTVGTLGYREDGSPADEETPASLEQMTGHYKRSKFLAEEEVRGAALRGLPVVIVNPSTPIGPRDIKPTPTGQIIVDFLNHRMPAYIDTGLNFIDVADVARGHLLAAERGRVGERYILGRSNLTLHEFFAILGQIAKLPPPRLRVPYRLILPLAYGNHWLSSLITKKPPRIPLEGVKMAKRRMFFDASKAVRELGLPQSPIEQALEAAVRWFTDNGYVTR is encoded by the coding sequence ATGCTGACCCTTGTTACGGGCGGGACCGGCTTCGTCGGCACTGCTGTGGTCCGGTTGTTGCTTTCGGAAGGGTATGCCGTCCGAGCCTTGGTTCGGCGCGGAAGCGACATCCAAAACCTTAACGGCCTCGACGTTGAGCTGGCCTTTGGGGATCTCCTCAATAAGGAATCGCTACGACAAGCTTTTAAAGGGTGCCGGCGGCTCTACCATGTCGGGGCTCATTACTCGCTCTGGGAGCCCTCATCGGAGGTCTTTTACCGGGTCAACGTAGACGGCACCAAAAAGCTGTTGGAAGCCGCCATGGAGGAAGGGGTTGAGCGGGTCGTCTACACCAGCACCGTCGGTACGCTCGGCTACCGGGAAGATGGCAGCCCAGCCGACGAGGAGACACCAGCCAGCCTTGAGCAGATGACCGGCCACTACAAGCGGTCAAAGTTTCTGGCCGAAGAAGAGGTGCGAGGAGCCGCGCTTCGTGGACTGCCCGTAGTGATTGTTAACCCGAGCACGCCGATCGGACCCCGCGACATTAAACCTACTCCAACTGGTCAGATCATCGTCGATTTCTTAAACCATCGAATGCCGGCCTATATCGATACCGGTCTGAATTTCATCGACGTAGCAGATGTAGCCAGAGGCCACCTGCTCGCCGCCGAACGTGGCCGCGTCGGAGAGCGGTACATCCTCGGCCGGAGCAACCTGACGCTGCACGAGTTCTTTGCCATCCTGGGACAGATCGCAAAGCTCCCGCCACCAAGGCTCCGCGTGCCATACCGACTGATTCTACCGCTAGCCTATGGGAACCACTGGCTGTCCTCCCTTATCACCAAGAAGCCGCCGAGAATCCCGTTAGAGGGGGTGAAGATGGCCAAACGGCGGATGTTCTTCGACGCCTCCAAGGCCGTACGAGAGTTGGGGCTGCCGCAATCGCCGATCGAACAGGCGCTTGAGGCGGCGGTCCGCTGGTTCACCGATAATGGGTATGTGACGAGATAA
- a CDS encoding cytochrome c biogenesis protein CcdA, which yields MLGTGEALTIWMALGAGVFSFLSPCVLPIFPSYLSFVTGLSFGELSGSVDNVRTRRAIILNAICFILGFSVVFMSLGASFSLLGQLLFDYQQILRKVGGALVILFGLYIAGLLKLPFLMRTFRLELQDRPAGYLGAFIVGVTFAAGWTPCVGPILGSILLYASTAKTANTGILMLGAYSLGLAIPFFLSALALNRFLDYVNQFKRLIPIVSAVGGIFLVFVGGLLLTNYFTLLSAYALRLTPQWLWQRL from the coding sequence ATGTTGGGGACTGGCGAAGCATTGACCATCTGGATGGCCCTGGGGGCCGGCGTCTTCTCTTTCCTCTCACCCTGCGTACTTCCGATCTTTCCGTCCTACCTTTCCTTCGTGACCGGCCTCTCGTTCGGCGAACTGTCAGGTTCGGTGGATAATGTCAGAACACGCCGGGCGATCATCCTGAACGCTATCTGCTTCATCCTCGGCTTTTCCGTCGTCTTCATGTCGTTAGGCGCTTCCTTCAGCCTGCTGGGCCAGCTCCTGTTCGACTACCAGCAGATTCTCCGGAAGGTCGGGGGTGCGCTGGTCATCCTGTTCGGCCTGTACATTGCCGGTTTGCTCAAGCTTCCTTTTCTCATGCGGACCTTCCGACTCGAACTGCAGGATCGGCCGGCCGGATATCTGGGTGCGTTTATCGTGGGGGTGACCTTTGCTGCCGGCTGGACCCCGTGTGTCGGCCCGATCCTGGGCTCCATCCTGCTGTACGCGAGTACGGCCAAGACTGCCAACACCGGGATCCTGATGCTCGGCGCCTACTCGCTCGGCCTCGCTATCCCGTTCTTTTTGAGCGCCCTCGCTCTCAATCGCTTTCTCGACTACGTAAACCAGTTCAAGCGGCTGATACCGATTGTGAGCGCTGTCGGCGGGATCTTCCTGGTATTTGTCGGTGGCCTGCTACTCACTAACTATTTCACGCTCCTCTCGGCGTACGCGCTTCGCCTGACGCCGCAATGGCTGTGGCAGAGGCTCTGA